One window of the Methanobrevibacter sp. genome contains the following:
- a CDS encoding MATE family efflux transporter, translated as MINNSNIDSIMGNPRKAINRLAFPTILSMFLMFLNNLIDGFWVSGISAEALAASGFILPLYLVIIGLGNGVGAGANSLISRYVGAERFEDANNAVIHSIILMLLVSVIVLLVGTFFLDDLVVLLGASSVKSYCLSYGGVIFLLNIVFLAPNVTASIFRGEGDVGRATNPLILTAVLNMILDPVLIYGADMGIFGAGLATVVSSFIGWMWMLYWIFVKKDTFFKFNLSYYRRRFEIYKNILVVSLPAALEEVIFALVAIILNFLIIVTAGVGEVASFTIAWRFISIAFLPCMAIGIATITVSGVAYGARNWRNFNETIKYSTLLGLAITVGICAVFFIFAYPLCGAFNFQANDLNLVNRSAEILRLLVFYNVLIPFGATAAYTYQGVGSGFKSLGLTVFRELILSMALAYLMGIVLDMGVFGVYLGAIVGMNIGSLIGFVFIWIFNIKFKYSCLNS; from the coding sequence ATGATAAATAATTCTAACATTGATTCAATTATGGGAAATCCCCGAAAAGCCATCAACAGGCTTGCTTTTCCAACCATCCTGTCTATGTTTTTGATGTTTCTCAATAACCTGATTGACGGTTTTTGGGTTTCCGGAATCAGTGCAGAGGCCCTTGCCGCTTCGGGGTTCATTTTACCATTGTATCTTGTCATAATAGGTCTTGGAAACGGTGTTGGTGCGGGAGCGAATTCCCTGATTTCAAGATATGTCGGTGCGGAACGTTTTGAAGATGCAAATAATGCAGTTATCCATTCAATTATTCTTATGCTTTTGGTGTCAGTCATAGTTTTGCTTGTAGGGACATTCTTTTTGGATGATTTGGTAGTTCTTCTTGGGGCTTCATCAGTCAAGTCATATTGCCTAAGCTATGGCGGTGTGATATTTTTGCTGAATATAGTGTTTCTGGCACCTAATGTGACAGCAAGCATATTCAGAGGTGAAGGTGATGTCGGCCGTGCAACAAATCCGTTAATATTGACAGCAGTTCTAAATATGATTCTTGATCCTGTTCTCATTTACGGTGCGGATATGGGAATTTTCGGTGCGGGGCTTGCAACAGTTGTCTCCTCATTCATCGGATGGATGTGGATGCTTTACTGGATTTTCGTTAAAAAGGACACATTTTTCAAATTCAATCTTTCATATTACAGGCGCAGATTTGAAATATATAAAAATATTCTGGTCGTTTCACTTCCTGCCGCATTGGAGGAGGTAATCTTTGCCCTTGTGGCGATTATCTTGAATTTCCTCATAATCGTGACAGCAGGGGTCGGTGAAGTTGCCTCATTTACAATTGCATGGAGATTCATATCCATTGCATTCCTGCCTTGCATGGCAATAGGCATTGCTACAATAACCGTTTCAGGTGTGGCCTATGGAGCCAGAAACTGGCGGAACTTCAATGAAACCATAAAGTATTCAACATTATTGGGTCTGGCAATAACGGTTGGGATATGTGCAGTATTTTTCATTTTCGCATATCCATTATGCGGAGCCTTCAATTTCCAGGCAAATGATTTGAATCTGGTAAACCGTTCAGCTGAAATACTCAGGCTTCTGGTTTTCTATAACGTTCTGATTCCTTTCGGAGCTACTGCAGCATACACATATCAGGGTGTCGGTTCAGGATTCAAGTCATTGGGTTTGACTGTTTTTCGCGAATTAATATTGAGCATGGCTTTGGCATACCTTATGGGCATCGTTTTGGATATGGGAGTTTTCGGAGTGTATCTGGGTGCAATTGTGGGGATGAACATAGGCTCTTTAATAGGTTTTGTCTTCATCTGGATTTTCAACATTAAATTCAAATATTCCTGTTTGAATTCTTAA
- a CDS encoding subtype A tannase, whose protein sequence is MKNIHKILIVVIVLAIIIAGAFTLFGKTAPTGNRPSYNVSALSQKLSINMNNWSYDKDNDIYYQIGLIYCMNPEDTKYQSCGIYVPGKYFEATENSNGTYSCKIKDGEQVGNYTSSSAPIVMPVNTPGYSSCTAPSSYNAGEIKNYTDAGFIYLNAGCRGRDNAEAPDGVTDLKSAVTYYRFNGDVLPGDTENIFTFGHSGGGAQSAIMGASGNSKLYTPYLEDVQAAMVDKDRNTLSNAIAGAMCWCPITNLDTADEAYEWNMGQYARSNSSFTGELSRDMAKEYATYINNLGLKDPNGNTLTLEESSSGVYTSGSYYDYMLSVTEESLNNFLNDTAFPYTPSAGGMGGMPSGGAPSGDAPSDSGNMPSGDMPSGEAPSDAGSAPAGNAAGEMGSSDTSDNTTYNTAKDYIASLNGNETWIEYDESTNTAKITSLEAFVKHCKNPSKSAPAFDDLNRSQAENGLFGLDANGSSHFDKIASDLLKNNSDKYSKFSDYSSDYVNEYSSDLEKTDSLNNTIKTCVDMYNPMYYLCDYYDGAGSSDVAKYWRINTGIEQGDTSQCVDVNLYLGVLGKVGSDNVEFSTVWGQGHTQAERTGDSTSNFINWVNKCLN, encoded by the coding sequence ATGAAAAATATACATAAAATACTCATAGTTGTAATTGTTTTGGCAATAATAATTGCAGGAGCATTCACTTTGTTTGGAAAAACTGCTCCAACAGGGAACAGACCTTCATATAACGTGTCCGCCTTAAGCCAAAAGCTATCCATAAACATGAACAACTGGAGTTACGACAAAGACAATGACATCTACTATCAGATAGGACTCATATACTGCATGAATCCTGAAGATACCAAATATCAGTCATGCGGAATATACGTACCCGGAAAATACTTTGAAGCAACCGAAAACTCAAACGGAACATATTCCTGTAAAATTAAAGATGGGGAACAGGTCGGAAACTACACCTCATCATCAGCACCGATAGTAATGCCCGTAAATACACCAGGATACTCATCATGCACCGCACCTTCCAGCTATAATGCAGGAGAAATCAAGAACTATACTGATGCAGGTTTCATTTACCTGAATGCAGGATGCAGAGGAAGAGACAACGCTGAAGCACCTGATGGAGTTACAGATTTGAAATCAGCAGTAACATACTACAGATTCAACGGCGATGTACTTCCAGGCGATACAGAAAACATATTTACATTCGGCCACAGTGGTGGAGGAGCACAGTCTGCAATAATGGGCGCAAGCGGAAACAGCAAACTCTACACTCCATATCTTGAAGACGTTCAAGCTGCAATGGTTGACAAGGATAGAAACACTTTATCCAATGCAATTGCAGGGGCAATGTGCTGGTGCCCAATTACAAATCTGGATACCGCCGATGAGGCTTATGAATGGAACATGGGCCAATATGCAAGAAGCAATTCATCATTTACCGGTGAACTCAGCAGAGATATGGCAAAAGAGTATGCAACATACATCAATAATCTAGGTCTTAAAGACCCTAACGGCAACACACTGACCCTTGAGGAGAGCTCTTCAGGAGTTTATACTTCAGGATCATACTATGATTACATGTTAAGCGTTACTGAAGAGTCACTGAACAATTTCTTAAATGATACCGCATTCCCTTACACCCCAAGTGCAGGAGGAATGGGCGGAATGCCTTCAGGAGGAGCTCCTTCAGGAGATGCACCAAGTGATTCAGGAAACATGCCATCAGGAGATATGCCCTCAGGTGAAGCGCCAAGTGATGCGGGAAGTGCTCCGGCAGGAAATGCTGCTGGAGAAATGGGTTCATCAGACACATCAGACAATACTACATACAACACTGCCAAGGATTATATCGCATCACTGAACGGCAATGAAACCTGGATTGAATATGATGAAAGCACAAACACCGCTAAAATAACAAGTCTGGAAGCATTTGTAAAACATTGCAAAAATCCGTCAAAATCAGCACCTGCATTTGATGACTTGAATCGTTCACAGGCTGAAAACGGACTCTTTGGACTTGATGCAAACGGTTCATCCCATTTTGATAAAATAGCAAGTGACCTGCTTAAAAACAATAGTGATAAATACTCCAAATTCAGCGATTATTCATCAGATTATGTCAATGAATACAGCAGTGATTTGGAAAAAACAGACAGCCTGAACAATACAATCAAGACCTGTGTTGACATGTACAATCCAATGTATTACCTATGCGATTATTACGACGGTGCAGGAAGTTCAGATGTGGCCAAATACTGGAGAATCAATACAGGTATTGAACAGGGCGACACATCCCAATGTGTTGATGTAAATCTGTATTTAGGTGTTTTAGGTAAAGTAGGATCTGATAATGTTGAATTTTCAACTGTATGGGGTCAAGGACATACTCAGGCTGAAAGAACCGGTGACAGTACAAGCAATTTCATAAACTGGGTCAACAAATG
- a CDS encoding flavodoxin family protein: protein MKIAIRYYTKTGNTKKLAEAISSVVNVEAKTVDEPLTEDVDILFLGSAVYAAGIDKKIKEFIQNINVNVGEVVNFSSAALIESTYKQVKKEVEAKGLKMSENEFHCRGAFKLVHRGRPNDEDLKNVKEFAKRIIN from the coding sequence ATGAAAATCGCAATTAGATACTACACAAAAACAGGAAATACAAAAAAGCTTGCAGAAGCAATTTCCAGTGTTGTAAACGTTGAAGCAAAAACAGTAGATGAACCTTTAACCGAAGATGTGGACATTCTGTTTTTAGGAAGTGCAGTTTATGCAGCAGGAATTGACAAAAAAATAAAAGAGTTCATCCAAAACATTAACGTTAACGTGGGTGAAGTTGTAAACTTCTCATCAGCAGCTCTCATCGAGTCAACCTACAAACAGGTCAAAAAGGAAGTTGAAGCCAAGGGCCTTAAAATGAGCGAAAACGAATTCCACTGCAGAGGAGCATTCAAGCTCGTCCACAGAGGACGTCCAAATGATGAGGATTTAAAAAACGTGAAAGAATTTGCAAAAAGAATAATTAATTAA